From Paenibacillus sp. V4I7, one genomic window encodes:
- a CDS encoding DUF58 domain-containing protein codes for MNRPVFKRFGEFPRFPAALWLLISCFTASLLFLLFQGGKLASMLFIIITLLSAYLLSGNWSGIKRAQGTRKLTNVGQETQIEAGQSLQIGIGVQIPGYWPIPYMMIKDQLIRQNGEETIFEGSIVPDWKRRGELLYSTPPLRRGYYRFGDTECLTEDIFGFFQHKGRLELQQPITVYPQTVAIREWAQFHQMLKGMQHHSTTTRAHRETTQINGVREYIYGDRLSRIHWNATAKTGTWKSKEFERESLPKTIILLDRNARAYRDAAEFELAVSVAASLFRYGASRDLALGLLSIGKESTYFEPKQSQKHHKQIIQHLVGVEADGYHSLHQIIKERSREWPAGCFFVLISPQKGSAMIQVIHHLEHLQMNPCHIWVHAKSNHVFKPQGTDIEGHQEDWIKAIRSQGYMGYEVSQLTDLPNLLGGAKRYA; via the coding sequence ATGAATCGACCGGTATTCAAACGATTCGGGGAATTTCCCCGGTTTCCGGCAGCTCTATGGCTTCTTATTTCTTGTTTCACAGCTAGTTTATTGTTCCTGTTGTTTCAAGGTGGGAAGCTGGCCTCTATGCTTTTTATTATTATCACGTTATTGTCTGCTTATTTACTCTCTGGCAACTGGAGTGGAATTAAACGTGCGCAAGGTACCCGCAAGCTTACGAATGTAGGTCAAGAAACTCAAATAGAAGCTGGGCAATCATTGCAGATTGGTATTGGCGTGCAGATTCCGGGGTACTGGCCTATTCCTTATATGATGATTAAAGATCAGCTTATTCGACAGAATGGGGAAGAGACCATTTTCGAAGGCTCCATTGTTCCGGATTGGAAACGTAGAGGCGAATTACTTTACAGTACCCCACCATTAAGAAGAGGGTATTATCGATTTGGTGATACGGAGTGCTTAACCGAAGATATTTTTGGCTTCTTTCAGCATAAGGGACGATTAGAGCTTCAGCAGCCGATTACTGTGTATCCACAAACGGTTGCTATTCGGGAATGGGCGCAATTTCACCAAATGCTTAAGGGCATGCAGCATCACTCCACAACGACACGAGCACATCGTGAAACGACGCAAATTAATGGTGTCCGTGAATATATTTATGGAGACCGCTTATCACGTATACATTGGAATGCCACTGCGAAGACAGGTACATGGAAATCCAAAGAATTCGAGCGAGAATCCCTTCCCAAGACGATTATTCTATTGGATCGGAATGCCAGGGCCTACCGGGACGCTGCCGAATTTGAACTGGCGGTATCTGTAGCAGCGTCCTTATTTCGATATGGAGCGAGTCGTGATTTAGCACTGGGATTACTTTCGATTGGGAAGGAATCCACGTATTTTGAACCGAAGCAAAGTCAGAAACATCACAAGCAAATCATCCAGCATTTGGTCGGGGTAGAAGCAGATGGTTATCACTCACTTCACCAAATCATCAAAGAACGCTCGCGGGAATGGCCAGCAGGCTGCTTCTTTGTACTTATTTCACCGCAAAAGGGCTCAGCGATGATACAAGTGATTCATCACCTGGAACATCTTCAGATGAATCCATGCCATATCTGGGTTCATGCGAAGTCCAACCATGTATTCAAACCGCAAGGGACGGACATTGAAGGTCATCAGGAGGATTGGATTAAGGCGATTCGCTCACAAGGTTATATGGGTTATGAGGTTAGTCAGTTGACGGACTTGCCTAACCTGTTGGGAGGGGCGAAACGTTATGCCTAA
- a CDS encoding MoxR family ATPase has protein sequence METATHHHVEALARLKTNLESCILGKSSEIELLLTAMLAGGHVLLEDVPGTGKTVLIKALARSIDGQFRRIQCNPDLLPSDITGVSIYHPKEEKFLFRSGPIMANILLVDEINRATTKTQSALLEAMEEQHITVDGDIHELPSPFMMLATQNPIDFEGTYILPEAQLDRFMMKFSLGYPSEAAEKQMITSQSKVHPMEALQAIMNTSQVLAIQEQVRHVHLDEAVADYLVTITRKTREHQAVFLGASPRATLSLVLASKSFAFLHGRDYVIPDDIKYLAPYVLGHRMILHSEARMDGATVSSVLGAIFEQVRVPVRLEK, from the coding sequence ATGGAAACTGCCACCCATCATCATGTAGAAGCTCTAGCTAGGTTGAAAACGAATTTGGAATCATGCATTCTTGGCAAGAGCTCTGAGATTGAATTGTTGCTAACTGCGATGCTGGCCGGTGGGCATGTTTTGCTTGAAGATGTGCCGGGTACTGGCAAGACAGTGCTGATTAAAGCACTTGCTCGATCCATAGATGGTCAATTTCGCCGTATTCAATGTAATCCGGATTTATTACCTTCCGATATAACAGGTGTTTCTATATATCATCCCAAAGAAGAGAAATTCCTGTTCCGTTCAGGACCGATTATGGCGAATATTTTACTAGTCGATGAGATTAACCGGGCAACAACCAAAACACAGTCTGCTTTGTTGGAAGCAATGGAAGAACAACACATCACCGTCGATGGTGATATACATGAGCTTCCTTCACCATTTATGATGCTGGCGACCCAGAACCCGATTGACTTCGAAGGCACATATATTTTGCCTGAAGCGCAGCTTGACCGATTCATGATGAAGTTTAGCCTAGGTTATCCGAGTGAAGCCGCCGAGAAGCAAATGATTACATCCCAGAGCAAAGTGCATCCGATGGAGGCACTGCAGGCGATCATGAATACGTCTCAAGTACTAGCCATCCAGGAACAGGTCCGTCATGTCCACTTGGATGAAGCAGTAGCTGATTATTTAGTGACCATTACTAGAAAAACGCGGGAACATCAGGCTGTATTCCTCGGAGCCAGTCCAAGAGCAACGCTTTCATTAGTTTTGGCTTCCAAATCTTTTGCATTCCTCCATGGAAGAGACTATGTGATTCCTGATGATATTAAATACCTTGCTCCTTATGTTCTTGGTCATCGAATGATTCTTCATTCCGAAGCCCGTATGGACGGAGCGACGGTTTCCTCAGTTCTCGGCGCGATTTTCGAGCAAGTACGCGTGCCGGTTCGATTGGAGAAGTGA
- a CDS encoding YjcZ family sporulation protein, with product MGYAAGGCYSGGVGTSTAVVLVLFILLVIITMAFAI from the coding sequence ATGGGTTATGCTGCAGGAGGTTGTTATAGCGGTGGTGTGGGTACAAGTACGGCTGTAGTCTTGGTTCTCTTTATTCTTTTGGTTATTATTACTATGGCTTTTGCAATCTGA
- the spoVAE gene encoding stage V sporulation protein AE: MNFFWAFLIGGAICVFGQLLMDVGKLTPAHTMSTLVVLGAIADGCNLYDPFIEFAGAGATVPITSFGNALVHGALEELHKNGYIGIITGIFKVTSAGISAAIIFSFIAAVFVRPKG; the protein is encoded by the coding sequence ATGAACTTTTTTTGGGCTTTTCTGATTGGTGGAGCCATCTGTGTATTTGGCCAACTTTTGATGGATGTAGGTAAGTTGACGCCCGCTCATACCATGAGTACGCTTGTCGTGCTGGGTGCTATAGCAGACGGCTGTAATTTGTATGATCCGTTCATTGAATTTGCTGGTGCGGGTGCAACTGTCCCGATTACCAGCTTCGGCAACGCACTTGTGCATGGTGCGTTAGAGGAGCTCCATAAGAATGGCTATATAGGGATCATAACCGGTATATTTAAAGTGACCAGCGCTGGGATATCCGCGGCGATCATCTTCTCCTTCATAGCTGCTGTATTTGTCAGACCCAAAGGATAA
- the spoVAD gene encoding stage V sporulation protein AD: MLKGHQSWVFENRPVILSTGTVVGPDEGQGPISGDFDIVHGDLTVGQKTWEKAEKALLEEAAQRALAKAGLTDGQIQFYVGGDLMNQIISNTFAVRTLNIPYLGIFGACSTSMEGLALAAQLVDSGAANYVMAGTCSHNCTAEKQFRYPTEYGSQKPPTAQYTVTGAGVAVLGKTGDGPVVTSATIGRIVDMGITDPFNMGAAMAPAAVDTIQTHFRELNIEPSYYDLIVTGDLATVGVNIARELFDKHKFPIDQTTYDDCGLIIYDREKQTVQAGGSGCGCSATVTYGHLLKRIKSGELKRILVVATGALLSPLSFQQGESIPCIAHAVSIESGGLYA; the protein is encoded by the coding sequence ATGCTAAAGGGACATCAGAGCTGGGTCTTTGAGAATCGACCCGTGATACTATCTACGGGGACGGTTGTAGGACCTGATGAAGGTCAAGGGCCAATTAGTGGAGATTTTGATATCGTTCACGGAGATTTGACTGTTGGTCAGAAAACGTGGGAAAAAGCCGAAAAGGCGCTGCTAGAGGAAGCGGCGCAGCGAGCACTTGCAAAGGCCGGGCTTACGGACGGCCAGATACAGTTCTATGTTGGAGGGGATCTGATGAATCAGATCATCTCTAATACCTTTGCTGTGCGCACGCTAAATATACCGTATCTCGGCATATTCGGCGCTTGCTCCACATCGATGGAAGGGCTCGCGCTAGCCGCCCAGCTGGTGGACTCGGGGGCCGCCAACTACGTGATGGCTGGCACCTGCAGCCATAACTGCACAGCGGAGAAGCAGTTCCGCTATCCGACGGAATACGGATCGCAGAAGCCGCCGACAGCTCAATACACAGTCACCGGCGCAGGGGTCGCCGTGCTTGGTAAGACCGGTGACGGCCCCGTCGTCACCTCGGCCACAATCGGACGAATCGTTGATATGGGCATCACGGATCCGTTTAATATGGGCGCTGCGATGGCGCCGGCAGCGGTAGATACCATTCAAACTCACTTCCGAGAATTGAATATTGAGCCTAGTTATTACGATCTAATCGTCACCGGTGATTTGGCAACAGTGGGTGTGAACATTGCGCGCGAACTATTCGATAAGCACAAGTTTCCAATTGATCAAACGACTTATGACGACTGCGGGTTGATCATTTATGATCGCGAGAAGCAGACCGTCCAAGCGGGAGGGAGCGGTTGTGGCTGCTCGGCAACCGTTACTTATGGTCATCTCCTAAAGCGCATTAAGAGTGGCGAATTGAAGCGAATCCTAGTCGTAGCGACCGGAGCTCTACTCTCGCCGCTTTCTTTCCAACAAGGGGAAAGCATCCCTTGCATTGCACATGCTGTTTCAATTGAGTCTGGAGGGTTGTACGCATGA
- a CDS encoding DUF421 domain-containing protein, producing the protein MNIVVRSFFALFFLFVLTRILGKKQISQLTFFEYVLGITIGDLAGTISTDVDYNFWHGVIAILVWVLIPLTLEILTLKSKTLRLWFEGRGTVVVQDGKILENNLKKERYTGDELLEQLRTKSVFRVADVEFAMLEANGDLSVLLKSELQPLTPKHLGIKLNIEKPTQSVIMDGVIQDEPLAVTGRGRGWLHTELDKLGVTKENVFLAQVDTHGELTVDLYDDKLKVPQPVERPVLLANLKKCEADLELFSLTTSHPQAKKMYEACSVQLTKVIQDLYTILRA; encoded by the coding sequence ATGAATATCGTTGTCAGATCGTTTTTTGCCTTATTCTTTTTGTTTGTACTAACTCGAATTCTTGGCAAAAAACAAATTTCCCAACTTACTTTTTTTGAATATGTTCTTGGAATTACGATTGGTGACTTGGCTGGGACAATTTCCACTGATGTGGATTACAATTTCTGGCACGGGGTCATCGCTATACTCGTTTGGGTTCTCATTCCGTTGACATTGGAGATTCTGACGCTCAAAAGCAAGACGTTACGGCTTTGGTTTGAGGGTAGAGGAACTGTTGTTGTTCAAGATGGCAAAATTCTTGAGAACAATTTAAAAAAAGAACGTTACACTGGCGATGAGCTGCTGGAGCAGCTGCGCACCAAAAGTGTTTTTCGCGTGGCAGATGTTGAGTTTGCTATGCTTGAGGCTAATGGTGATTTAAGTGTTCTGCTCAAAAGTGAACTCCAACCTCTGACACCAAAGCATTTGGGCATAAAACTGAACATTGAGAAACCGACTCAATCCGTTATCATGGATGGTGTCATTCAAGATGAACCTTTGGCAGTAACGGGTAGAGGAAGAGGATGGCTACATACGGAACTGGATAAGCTAGGAGTAACGAAGGAGAATGTGTTCCTCGCACAAGTAGACACGCATGGCGAATTAACGGTTGATCTTTATGATGATAAATTAAAAGTGCCTCAACCAGTTGAAAGGCCTGTATTATTAGCCAATTTGAAGAAATGTGAGGCAGACCTTGAACTTTTTTCATTGACGACTAGCCATCCGCAAGCGAAGAAGATGTACGAGGCATGTTCGGTACAGTTAACGAAGGTCATTCAAGATCTGTATACGATTCTAAGAGCCTAG
- a CDS encoding phytanoyl-CoA dioxygenase family protein, with protein MTTVTLDIPELSRQFENDGYLLLRNVLSEERIAELNRAVDGILSDEQESLSYNIYNSIERDSSILSLMDNRTLLPLIVNLMGYNIQLHISHLTVRKPNPDDLKTETNSFINWHQDGPAPKFPSINGLTSTYYIKVCYILSDMSEIDRGNTKIIPGSHKWPDYPPVQTDVNVPLPGEMQICGKPGDVFLFAQNLWHAGSPNRSDFTRRQLFIGYSPIWMRPIDYHAASPALLEAADPIRRQLLGAISENYFKFYVPEESMVPLKELWLGGAATKSEYI; from the coding sequence ATGACGACAGTGACCCTGGATATCCCTGAGCTCTCACGACAATTTGAAAATGATGGTTACCTACTGCTTCGCAATGTACTATCGGAAGAAAGGATAGCAGAATTGAATAGAGCCGTTGACGGCATCCTTTCTGATGAGCAAGAGTCGTTATCCTACAACATTTACAATAGCATAGAAAGAGACTCCTCTATTTTGTCCTTAATGGACAATCGGACTCTTCTTCCACTTATCGTTAATTTGATGGGTTATAACATTCAACTTCATATCTCACATCTGACCGTGCGCAAACCAAATCCCGATGATCTCAAGACGGAGACCAACAGCTTCATTAACTGGCATCAGGATGGACCAGCTCCCAAATTCCCAAGTATTAACGGATTAACATCCACCTACTACATTAAAGTTTGTTACATTTTGAGTGATATGTCTGAGATAGACCGCGGGAATACGAAAATCATTCCGGGCAGTCATAAGTGGCCGGATTACCCCCCCGTTCAAACCGACGTGAATGTGCCTTTACCAGGAGAAATGCAAATTTGCGGTAAGCCTGGGGACGTATTCCTATTTGCACAAAATCTTTGGCATGCCGGTTCCCCGAATCGCTCTGATTTCACACGTCGCCAATTATTTATCGGTTATAGCCCGATTTGGATGAGGCCTATCGATTACCATGCTGCTTCGCCAGCTCTACTCGAAGCGGCAGATCCAATACGTCGTCAACTGCTTGGTGCAATTAGTGAAAACTATTTCAAATTCTACGTACCGGAGGAGTCAATGGTCCCGCTTAAAGAGCTATGGTTAGGCGGTGCTGCAACCAAAAGTGAGTACATTTAG
- a CDS encoding LacI family DNA-binding transcriptional regulator yields the protein MITRKEVADRAGVSVAVVSYVLNNRSIVKEETRQKVLAVINELGYRPNQTARSLKTRKTGQIAVLVHFVGNPFEGGLLLYIEKKAKLSNYSVFFHSFEPAREEELKNTLMGRVDGILLLGQTLSEESQAFYSLMELPIVSLMHPGVAMPSIPVVDVDWIAEMRRLIVHLREQGHEQIAFMTAGDPQDPIAHRLLAFREAMHHEGLKLPEPYILEGAGRFERAFEVLTTTLTQGFDFTAIVAANDLMAAGCLAACRESGILVPQQLAVAGCEDILMSSQVSPALTAICYPRMEVGLAATELLLSLINGENKKTPQLEGKLSVRASTVENSLNATSI from the coding sequence ATGATTACCAGGAAAGAAGTCGCAGACCGGGCTGGTGTTTCGGTAGCTGTCGTTTCATATGTGCTTAATAATCGAAGCATCGTCAAAGAAGAAACCAGACAAAAAGTGCTTGCTGTAATCAATGAGCTAGGTTATCGTCCCAATCAGACAGCACGCAGCCTCAAAACCAGGAAAACAGGGCAAATTGCTGTCCTCGTTCATTTCGTGGGAAATCCATTCGAGGGTGGATTGCTATTATATATTGAGAAAAAAGCTAAACTCAGCAATTATTCGGTGTTTTTTCATTCCTTTGAACCTGCTCGTGAAGAAGAATTAAAAAATACACTGATGGGGCGTGTGGACGGCATTCTTCTGCTCGGCCAAACGCTCAGTGAGGAAAGTCAGGCATTTTACAGCTTGATGGAGCTACCCATCGTGTCTCTGATGCATCCAGGTGTTGCCATGCCGAGCATCCCTGTCGTTGATGTGGATTGGATAGCTGAAATGCGGCGGTTAATTGTTCATCTTCGTGAACAGGGGCATGAGCAGATTGCATTTATGACCGCTGGCGATCCGCAGGATCCGATTGCTCATCGGCTCTTGGCTTTCCGCGAAGCTATGCATCACGAAGGATTGAAACTGCCGGAGCCATATATTCTCGAAGGCGCCGGCCGCTTTGAGAGAGCTTTCGAAGTGTTAACCACAACACTTACGCAAGGTTTTGATTTTACTGCTATCGTAGCAGCAAATGATTTGATGGCGGCTGGTTGCCTCGCAGCTTGCCGCGAATCCGGCATTCTTGTCCCACAACAATTGGCAGTGGCCGGGTGCGAAGATATTCTAATGTCTTCGCAAGTCTCGCCAGCTTTGACAGCTATTTGTTATCCTCGGATGGAGGTTGGTTTAGCGGCGACAGAACTTCTGCTATCACTCATTAACGGAGAGAATAAGAAGACACCACAACTGGAAGGCAAGCTTTCAGTCAGAGCTTCAACCGTAGAGAACTCCTTGAATGCCACATCCATATAG
- a CDS encoding DUF1657 domain-containing protein has protein sequence MTVASQVKTTLASLKSAQASLETFALGTQNQEAKQLYEAAALSTQDIVNQVASRVQQLENEEPQYKGF, from the coding sequence ATGACAGTAGCTTCTCAAGTAAAAACAACACTGGCTTCACTTAAAAGTGCGCAAGCGAGCTTAGAAACATTTGCTCTTGGCACGCAAAATCAAGAAGCCAAACAGTTGTATGAAGCGGCCGCCTTATCTACACAAGACATCGTAAATCAAGTTGCCTCCCGTGTGCAGCAATTAGAAAATGAAGAACCTCAGTACAAAGGCTTCTAG
- a CDS encoding N-acetylmuramoyl-L-alanine amidase, producing MLSVEDANKIIAFLSAAYMATEDADAREEFHRLANELRKSSGQPLE from the coding sequence ATGTTAAGTGTGGAAGATGCCAATAAAATCATTGCGTTCTTGTCTGCGGCTTATATGGCAACCGAGGATGCTGACGCTAGAGAAGAATTTCATCGATTGGCCAATGAGCTAAGGAAATCATCTGGGCAACCATTGGAATAA
- a CDS encoding C1 family peptidase, producing the protein MRKYTVKRDQRDFRDYFYRSVNYIRESQLPRKVDLRKELSPIVNQGNLGSCTSNAIVSGLREYWLRQERDSTLRLSRLFHYWHERKLEGTINWDSGATVRDGMKVLHKIGVCPEADWPYRIAKFKEKPDSEAEAAAGAYRIEGYYRIHDLAGIKAALADGKPVVFGIWLYQSFVSPMAAKTGRIPYPNRKKEQMLGGHALLAVGYKDGKQKGQGIVIVRNSWGKGWGDQGYCYLPYSFFKNNVMTFDYWTGK; encoded by the coding sequence ATGCGTAAATACACGGTTAAACGGGACCAGAGAGATTTTCGGGATTATTTTTACCGAAGCGTCAATTACATCCGGGAATCACAATTGCCCCGCAAAGTAGATTTGCGCAAGGAGCTGTCTCCTATCGTGAATCAGGGGAATCTAGGCTCTTGCACATCAAATGCCATTGTAAGCGGGCTGCGTGAGTATTGGCTTCGTCAAGAACGCGATTCAACGTTAAGGCTATCTCGTCTTTTTCATTATTGGCATGAGCGTAAATTAGAGGGTACGATCAATTGGGACTCGGGAGCTACAGTTCGCGATGGCATGAAGGTTCTGCATAAAATAGGGGTATGCCCGGAAGCCGATTGGCCTTATCGCATAGCCAAATTTAAAGAAAAACCTGATTCTGAGGCCGAAGCTGCAGCAGGAGCCTACCGTATAGAGGGGTATTATCGGATTCATGATTTGGCAGGGATCAAAGCTGCGTTAGCTGATGGGAAGCCTGTCGTCTTCGGAATCTGGCTGTATCAATCTTTCGTAAGTCCAATGGCGGCAAAAACAGGGAGGATCCCTTACCCGAATCGAAAAAAAGAGCAGATGTTAGGCGGGCATGCCTTATTGGCCGTCGGATACAAGGATGGTAAGCAGAAGGGACAGGGAATAGTCATCGTGCGGAATTCATGGGGGAAAGGATGGGGAGACCAAGGCTATTGTTACTTGCCCTATTCCTTTTTCAAAAACAACGTGATGACATTCGATTATTGGACCGGTAAATAA
- a CDS encoding glycosyltransferase: MKRLHIVQVISNFPDAQKLPPTNQGGTEKVVHELTENLVQRGHQVTVFATQGSRTSANLIPFPKGLRDQGIARYVLSKMPRDVDVIHDHTFSSALGRSKHTFPTVCTLHLPVKQHVKHPVYVSKRARQVMGKNRGYYVYNGLNPSEYEFSDKKRSFMVFMGRILREKGVLLAIEIAEKTNKKLIIAGPIKDKALFRNEIAPRIRRNPNIHYVGPVGGKKKQKLLKYASCLLFPTLWEEPFGLVMIEAMACGTPVIALKHGAVPEVMAGFPQLICRSVSEMVAKVKEGNYPHPAELRRYVIRRFTTSQMTTKYLKIYQKAMKK; this comes from the coding sequence ATGAAACGTCTTCACATTGTGCAGGTGATTTCTAACTTTCCAGATGCACAGAAACTGCCACCAACGAACCAGGGAGGAACGGAGAAAGTTGTGCATGAATTGACAGAAAACCTTGTGCAAAGAGGACATCAAGTGACCGTATTTGCAACACAAGGAAGTCGAACTAGTGCTAACCTTATTCCATTTCCAAAGGGTCTTCGTGACCAAGGAATAGCAAGGTATGTTTTGAGTAAAATGCCGCGGGATGTTGACGTTATTCATGATCATACGTTCAGTTCTGCACTTGGGCGGAGCAAGCATACTTTTCCTACGGTGTGTACCTTGCATCTCCCTGTAAAACAGCATGTGAAACATCCTGTATATGTTTCCAAACGTGCTAGGCAGGTGATGGGCAAAAATCGTGGGTATTATGTTTATAATGGACTTAACCCAAGCGAATATGAGTTCAGTGACAAAAAGCGCAGTTTTATGGTATTTATGGGACGAATTCTGAGAGAGAAGGGTGTCCTACTCGCCATTGAGATTGCTGAGAAAACGAATAAAAAACTAATCATTGCTGGGCCAATAAAAGATAAAGCATTGTTTCGTAATGAAATTGCTCCTCGTATCCGAAGGAATCCCAATATCCATTATGTAGGACCCGTTGGAGGCAAAAAGAAACAGAAGCTGCTTAAATATGCAAGCTGTTTGCTGTTTCCAACCCTGTGGGAAGAGCCCTTCGGACTTGTCATGATTGAGGCCATGGCCTGCGGTACACCCGTAATCGCCTTGAAACATGGTGCGGTACCTGAGGTTATGGCGGGATTTCCTCAATTAATCTGCCGTTCCGTTTCTGAGATGGTTGCAAAGGTAAAAGAAGGGAATTATCCGCATCCAGCTGAGCTTCGCCGCTATGTTATTCGTAGATTTACAACGTCCCAAATGACAACAAAGTACTTGAAAATATATCAAAAAGCAATGAAAAAGTAA
- the galU gene encoding UTP--glucose-1-phosphate uridylyltransferase GalU produces MKIRKAVIPAAGLGTRFLPATKALPKEMLPIIDKPTIQFIVEEAVASGIEDIIIVTGKGKKAIEDHFDTAFELESYLREREKFDLLGVVQEATQLANLHYIRQTEPFGLGHAIWCARAFVQNEPFAVLLGDTFFDAETPALAQLIHYYNRYHRSIIGVQEVEDQLVSDYGIVDAKVLHEGIHSVIDLIEKPVLPMSPSNLAMLGRYILTPQIFEVLATQKAGVGKEIQLTDALITLNKIEAMYACEIKGQWHDIGNHRGFITSILSEANKRANLRPWLREHIENMLRETE; encoded by the coding sequence TTGAAGATTCGAAAAGCGGTCATACCTGCAGCAGGTTTGGGTACGCGATTCCTACCGGCGACCAAAGCTCTCCCAAAGGAAATGCTGCCTATCATAGATAAACCAACCATTCAATTTATCGTAGAAGAAGCGGTAGCTTCAGGCATTGAAGACATCATCATCGTGACAGGGAAAGGGAAGAAAGCGATCGAAGATCATTTCGATACTGCCTTTGAATTGGAGAGCTATCTTAGAGAGCGTGAAAAGTTTGATCTTCTTGGGGTTGTGCAGGAGGCAACCCAGCTAGCTAACCTTCATTATATTCGCCAAACCGAGCCGTTCGGACTAGGACATGCTATTTGGTGCGCCCGCGCTTTTGTTCAAAATGAACCCTTTGCCGTGTTATTGGGTGATACGTTTTTTGATGCCGAAACGCCTGCACTGGCGCAATTAATCCATTACTATAATCGATATCATAGGTCCATTATTGGTGTTCAGGAAGTAGAGGATCAACTCGTTTCGGATTACGGAATTGTAGATGCAAAAGTCCTGCACGAAGGTATTCATAGTGTCATAGACCTTATTGAGAAACCAGTTCTTCCAATGTCGCCGTCAAATTTGGCCATGCTGGGTCGTTACATTTTGACACCTCAGATTTTCGAAGTATTGGCCACTCAAAAGGCCGGCGTAGGTAAAGAAATTCAATTGACGGACGCATTGATTACGCTAAACAAAATCGAAGCCATGTATGCCTGTGAGATAAAGGGGCAATGGCATGATATTGGAAATCATAGAGGATTTATTACATCGATTCTTTCTGAAGCGAACAAGAGAGCCAATCTGAGGCCATGGCTTCGCGAGCACATAGAGAATATGTTAAGAGAAACGGAGTGA